The Anaerosoma tenue genome has a window encoding:
- the tatC gene encoding twin-arginine translocase subunit TatC, giving the protein MNELRKRLTVVIAVLSVLTLVGYYYSDEIYRLLLGPMLPVMGDKGGYTIDLLEAMANRFRLGIFGAVVVSSPLIIYEALAFFVPALKSKERRWFGWTAIAAGLLFLAGVAFCYAFILEPSAQWLVDQSGETFQLMLRAQSAMTFAMWFLAGFGLAFEVPVVVFYLVYFNVVPYAKLRKNWRVVWVAIVIIASMITPDWNPWSMAALSGAMIALFEASMLIVRLMLRRKIKASAIPDIEHEDEDD; this is encoded by the coding sequence ATGAACGAACTCCGCAAGCGCCTCACCGTGGTCATAGCCGTTCTGAGCGTACTGACCCTGGTGGGCTACTACTACTCCGATGAGATCTACCGCCTCCTGCTGGGGCCGATGCTCCCGGTCATGGGGGACAAGGGCGGCTACACGATCGACCTCCTCGAGGCCATGGCCAACCGGTTCCGGCTCGGCATCTTCGGGGCGGTCGTGGTGAGCAGCCCGCTCATCATCTACGAGGCCCTGGCGTTCTTCGTTCCGGCGCTCAAGAGCAAAGAACGGCGTTGGTTCGGGTGGACGGCGATCGCGGCGGGTCTCCTGTTCCTGGCGGGCGTCGCTTTCTGCTACGCGTTCATCCTCGAGCCGAGCGCCCAGTGGCTCGTGGACCAGAGCGGCGAGACCTTCCAGCTGATGCTGCGCGCCCAGAGCGCGATGACGTTCGCGATGTGGTTCCTCGCCGGCTTCGGCCTCGCGTTCGAAGTCCCCGTGGTGGTCTTCTATCTCGTCTACTTCAACGTGGTCCCCTACGCGAAGCTCCGGAAGAACTGGCGGGTCGTGTGGGTGGCGATCGTGATCATCGCATCGATGATCACCCCCGACTGGAACCCCTGGAGCATGGCGGCGCTCTCCGGAGCGATGATCGCGCTCTTCGAGGCCAGCATGCTCATCGTGCGGCTGATGCTCCGCCGCAAGATCAAGGCGTCAGCCATACCGGACATCGAACACGAAGACGAAGACGATTAG
- a CDS encoding Sec-independent protein translocase subunit TatA/TatB: MFGIGSWEFMIIAVLALLLFGPDKLPDFARTIGRFMRDFRRYQSMMESTIRAEVFTADPKLQKDPFKKGKEFGEKVGSGGFTRPGPTEAKQESASDETPAAEGATSSEETPAAEGATSSDEAPAAQSPDRASGSTSSAEDAEAATAAPDVKPEASDDGEEGAEKA, from the coding sequence TTGTTCGGCATCGGCAGCTGGGAGTTCATGATCATCGCGGTGCTGGCGCTGCTGCTGTTCGGCCCCGACAAGCTTCCGGACTTCGCCCGTACCATCGGCCGGTTCATGCGCGACTTCCGGCGCTATCAGTCGATGATGGAGTCGACGATCCGCGCAGAGGTGTTCACCGCTGACCCCAAGCTCCAGAAGGACCCCTTCAAGAAGGGCAAGGAGTTCGGGGAGAAGGTGGGCAGCGGCGGCTTCACGCGTCCGGGTCCCACCGAGGCCAAGCAGGAGAGCGCGTCTGACGAGACGCCTGCCGCCGAGGGTGCTACCTCGTCTGAAGAGACTCCTGCCGCCGAGGGCGCCACATCGTCTGACGAGGCGCCTGCCGCGCAGAGCCCGGACCGGGCCTCCGGGTCCACCTCATCGGCGGAAGACGCCGAAGCGGCCACGGCTGCGCCTGATGTGAAGCCGGAAGCCTCCGACGACGGAGAGGAGGGAGCGGAGAAGGCCTAG
- a CDS encoding STAS domain-containing protein — protein MELDIKTERENGSCVITVAGEVDVYTSPTLKREIAQVMDDGCEDVIVDLEKIGFIDSSGLGVLVSALRAVKEQGGTMRLVCTADSILKIFRITGLDKVFPLFASVEEARGF, from the coding sequence ATGGAACTGGACATCAAGACTGAACGCGAGAACGGGAGCTGCGTGATCACCGTTGCGGGTGAGGTCGACGTCTACACGTCGCCCACGCTCAAGCGGGAGATCGCGCAGGTGATGGACGATGGCTGCGAAGACGTGATCGTCGATCTCGAGAAGATAGGCTTCATCGACAGCTCCGGTCTGGGCGTGCTCGTGAGCGCGCTGCGGGCCGTGAAGGAACAAGGCGGCACCATGCGCCTCGTGTGCACCGCCGATTCGATCCTCAAGATCTTCCGGATCACCGGACTCGACAAGGTCTTCCCGCTGTTCGCAAGCGTCGAGGAGGCCAGAGGCTTCTAG
- a CDS encoding STAS domain-containing protein, whose translation MSLTIHLDQEEQRWTLSLQGELDYSECAAFRMTIDRILKHAPPATVVDLSELDYLDSSGLGLLLALSKEYTALGGRLILVTNESVDNILDLTRLSGIFSCASTVDEACLMLEDVDD comes from the coding sequence ATGTCGCTTACGATCCACCTCGATCAGGAAGAGCAGCGGTGGACTCTCTCGTTGCAGGGAGAGCTCGACTACAGCGAGTGCGCCGCATTCCGCATGACGATCGACCGCATACTCAAGCATGCGCCGCCGGCCACCGTCGTGGATCTCTCCGAGTTGGACTACCTCGACAGCTCCGGCCTCGGACTGTTGTTGGCCCTATCGAAGGAGTACACCGCGCTCGGCGGGAGGCTCATCCTCGTGACCAACGAGTCGGTGGACAACATCCTCGACCTCACGCGGCTCTCGGGCATCTTCTCCTGCGCCTCAACGGTGGATGAAGCGTGCCTGATGCTCGAAGACGTGGACGACTGA
- a CDS encoding tetratricopeptide repeat protein produces the protein MAKKSTRTPMAVDKSNTPAWMRVVVILLAITFGLGGVAVVAAGIGGSAAPADGGAASGDTITSQFQPRVDAALVAVESNPENPDIVIQVGHAYFEWAVALYESGQYPASVPMWLAAVSFYDQTLALDPGNDIALGNKAFALYYAQDESAAEGLRAFIDGAADNADLAQQVENARGMLAEVEASGETTTTP, from the coding sequence ATGGCGAAGAAGTCGACACGCACACCGATGGCCGTGGACAAGTCGAACACCCCGGCGTGGATGCGCGTGGTGGTCATCCTGCTGGCTATCACCTTCGGTCTTGGCGGTGTGGCCGTGGTCGCCGCAGGGATCGGCGGCAGCGCCGCCCCTGCCGACGGCGGCGCCGCGAGCGGTGACACCATCACGTCGCAGTTCCAGCCGCGAGTGGACGCGGCGCTGGTCGCCGTCGAGTCCAACCCGGAGAACCCGGACATCGTGATCCAGGTGGGGCACGCGTACTTCGAGTGGGCGGTGGCCCTGTACGAGAGCGGCCAGTACCCGGCTTCGGTGCCGATGTGGCTGGCGGCGGTGAGCTTCTACGACCAGACGCTCGCCCTGGATCCGGGCAACGACATCGCGCTCGGCAACAAGGCGTTCGCCTTGTACTACGCGCAGGATGAGAGCGCCGCAGAAGGCTTGCGCGCGTTCATCGACGGGGCGGCCGACAACGCCGACCTGGCGCAGCAGGTGGAGAACGCCCGCGGAATGCTTGCCGAGGTCGAAGCATCGGGCGAAACGACCACCACACCCTGA
- a CDS encoding SoxR reducing system RseC family protein gives MRERGKVITVHDGSVDVLMQVSAGCGGCTLCSREEGGETVMHEVADALGSTVGDVVDVVIPDTIRARAAAAVFLVPVFSLLAGYLAGFLLGPWAGLEPETAGVVGALVSATIAMLGIRNAEHRLAGDAAFAPKVGAIISRDRSHT, from the coding sequence ATGCGTGAGCGAGGCAAGGTCATCACCGTCCACGACGGGTCGGTGGACGTCCTGATGCAGGTCTCGGCGGGATGCGGCGGGTGCACGCTCTGCTCGAGGGAAGAGGGCGGGGAGACGGTGATGCACGAGGTCGCCGACGCGCTGGGTTCCACTGTCGGCGACGTGGTGGACGTGGTGATCCCCGACACGATCCGCGCGCGCGCCGCCGCCGCCGTCTTCCTGGTGCCGGTCTTCTCGCTTCTCGCCGGCTACTTGGCGGGTTTCTTGCTTGGACCGTGGGCAGGTCTCGAGCCGGAGACGGCCGGGGTCGTGGGAGCGCTCGTGTCCGCCACCATCGCCATGCTGGGCATCCGCAACGCGGAGCACAGGCTGGCCGGGGACGCGGCGTTCGCCCCGAAGGTCGGTGCTATAATCTCGCGGGACCGCAGCCATACGTGA
- a CDS encoding amidohydrolase family protein codes for MLLLARYVLPMSAPYIEDGGIVIRDSDIVAVGTRAELLAAYPDEGVTDYGLAALMPGFVDLHTHLEYSVFRGVVDDLPYTRWKMEVQRLEDRLTEDDWRESAVLGSTEAIRSGITTIADVTYSGASLEAADSAGLRAVIYREVSSMDAGKAEAEVAAAFDDMRAWEARSNSARMSIGIAPHGPYTCHPRLFQAVAEAVGTNDTHVSLHLAGSRDEYDFVKYGSSPLGQDFRTQSGWGEEAWMPTGVSPVRYVYQWGVLELPNVLAVHCVHVDSDDIAILERTDVAVALCARCNAKLAMGTAPLGDFLAKGLRVGIGTDSPASNSTIDFFAEMRTGLLVQRSLLGSKGFFTAEEFLRLATIGGAQALKLDDITGSLEPGKRADIIAVDLSHSYQVPTENPYSAVVHTSNQEDVLLTMVDGRALYERGQHLSVETEPMRERFQAIRRKIRD; via the coding sequence ATGCTTCTTCTGGCGCGATACGTTCTTCCCATGAGCGCTCCGTACATCGAGGACGGGGGCATCGTCATCCGCGACTCCGACATCGTCGCGGTGGGCACGCGGGCGGAACTCCTCGCCGCGTATCCGGACGAGGGGGTCACCGACTACGGTCTTGCGGCTCTGATGCCCGGCTTCGTGGACCTGCACACCCACCTGGAGTACTCGGTCTTCCGCGGTGTCGTGGACGATCTGCCGTACACGCGCTGGAAGATGGAGGTGCAGCGGCTGGAGGATCGGCTGACCGAGGACGACTGGCGCGAATCGGCCGTGCTCGGTTCGACAGAGGCGATCCGCTCGGGCATCACCACCATCGCCGACGTGACGTACTCGGGCGCATCCCTTGAGGCGGCGGACAGCGCCGGCCTGCGTGCGGTCATCTATCGCGAGGTCTCGTCGATGGACGCCGGGAAGGCCGAGGCCGAGGTGGCCGCCGCGTTCGACGACATGCGGGCATGGGAGGCGCGATCGAACTCGGCGCGCATGTCGATCGGTATCGCGCCGCATGGCCCGTACACGTGCCACCCGCGGCTGTTCCAGGCGGTGGCGGAGGCTGTGGGAACGAACGACACGCATGTCTCGCTCCACCTGGCCGGCAGCAGGGACGAGTACGACTTCGTGAAGTACGGATCGTCTCCGCTCGGGCAGGACTTCCGAACACAGTCCGGATGGGGCGAAGAGGCATGGATGCCAACGGGCGTGAGCCCGGTGCGGTACGTGTACCAGTGGGGCGTGCTCGAGCTCCCCAACGTGCTCGCGGTCCACTGCGTGCACGTCGACTCGGATGATATCGCCATCCTTGAGCGCACAGACGTGGCGGTGGCCTTGTGCGCTCGCTGCAACGCCAAGCTCGCCATGGGCACCGCCCCCCTCGGCGACTTCCTTGCCAAGGGGCTGCGCGTGGGCATCGGTACCGATTCACCGGCGTCGAACAGCACGATCGACTTCTTCGCCGAGATGCGCACGGGTCTGCTCGTCCAGCGCAGCTTGCTGGGCAGCAAGGGCTTCTTCACCGCCGAGGAGTTCCTGCGTCTCGCCACGATCGGCGGTGCGCAAGCGCTCAAGCTCGACGACATCACCGGCTCGCTTGAGCCGGGGAAGCGTGCCGACATCATCGCGGTGGACCTCTCGCATAGCTATCAGGTGCCCACCGAGAACCCGTACAGCGCTGTCGTGCACACGTCCAACCAGGAAGACGTGCTGCTGACGATGGTGGACGGCAGGGCGCTCTACGAGCGCGGTCAACACCTGTCTGTGGAGACCGAGCCGATGCGCGAACGCTTCCAGGCTATCCGGCGGAAGATCAGGGACTGA
- the ubiE gene encoding bifunctional demethylmenaquinone methyltransferase/2-methoxy-6-polyprenyl-1,4-benzoquinol methylase UbiE, which produces MARGRHASEAGRPSEERTRHIFSTIASEYDRFNKYSSMGLDRLWRRTTVRLARLRRSSEVLDLAAGTGDLTLALAEQGRPARVLSTDLVPEMLEVAKTKVAVYEGPTTIEFDVVDAQALPMPDESFDVVTVGFGVRNMPDRSANFSEVFRVLRPGGRYVVLEFSRPLFPPFRVLYHFYLRTVIPLLGEKLTGDRASFEYLNESILSFPGQVALAGELHKAGFSEVTWRNLTFGIVAVHVAVK; this is translated from the coding sequence ATGGCGCGCGGACGGCACGCGTCCGAGGCGGGGCGCCCGAGCGAGGAGCGCACCAGGCACATCTTCTCCACGATCGCATCCGAGTACGACCGGTTCAACAAGTACTCCAGCATGGGGCTCGATCGCCTCTGGCGGAGGACGACGGTGCGGCTCGCGCGCTTGAGGCGCTCATCAGAGGTGCTCGATCTGGCGGCGGGCACGGGCGACCTCACGCTCGCCCTCGCAGAGCAAGGGCGTCCGGCGCGGGTCCTCTCCACCGACCTCGTCCCCGAGATGCTCGAGGTCGCCAAGACCAAGGTCGCGGTCTACGAGGGCCCCACCACCATCGAGTTCGACGTGGTCGACGCACAGGCGCTGCCGATGCCCGACGAGAGTTTCGACGTGGTCACCGTCGGCTTCGGTGTGCGCAACATGCCCGATCGCTCCGCGAACTTCAGCGAGGTGTTCCGGGTCCTGCGCCCCGGAGGGCGCTATGTGGTGCTCGAATTCAGCCGCCCGCTGTTCCCGCCGTTCCGTGTGCTCTACCACTTCTACCTGCGCACGGTCATCCCGCTCCTCGGCGAGAAGCTCACCGGCGACCGCGCCTCGTTCGAGTATCTCAACGAGTCCATCCTTTCGTTCCCCGGACAGGTGGCTCTCGCGGGCGAGCTTCACAAGGCGGGCTTCTCGGAGGTCACCTGGCGCAACCTCACCTTCGGTATCGTGGCGGTGCATGTGGCGGTGAAGTGA
- a CDS encoding TIGR04190 family B12-binding domain/radical SAM domain protein, translated as MSKPDLILLHAPSVYDFRETSIMYGPVSDLVPSSPIFEMYPLGFTTIGEYLERHGLHVKVSNLALLMLTKPKFDVEKAIASMDPVAFGIDLHWAPHAHGSIEIARICKKHHPDTPVVFGGLSASYFHEELVRYDCVDYVIRGDSTEDPFTQLVYALKRKGSVADIPNLTHKDASGAVVVNPFTCVPPEFDHVKLDYSFSMRSVIRSADMSSSLPFKGWLSYPVSASLTCRGCTRNCATCGGSATAFREHFGRDRVAFRDPDLLVRDIAHIAKHIPGPVFVLNDFRQAGEDYVKQFITGLRKIDFQNPIGFEFFTPPSEDFYALLDENLNDYSVEVSAESHDDAVRAAFGKPYTWEALSESIEQAFKHNCQRFDLYFMTGIPTQTAESVLGTAAAVEELYARIGNNPKLLPFIGPMAPFLDPGSRVFENPEEFGYTLRARTLEEHRQLLLQPSWKHILNYIPDAMTLDEMVDATYEAAVGINRVKAKVGAIDQKTAMATERRILEAQIAMARIDDIMRHEEPERGRLLGEYKEEIALLNESTVCEKTELNWPAKMNAGHIFNNAGLLFRVIAETLIPALRERDTRYMKQGA; from the coding sequence ATGTCGAAGCCGGACCTGATCCTGCTCCATGCGCCGAGCGTGTACGACTTCCGCGAGACGTCCATCATGTACGGACCGGTCTCCGATCTCGTGCCTTCGAGCCCCATCTTCGAGATGTATCCGCTCGGCTTCACCACCATCGGCGAGTACCTCGAGCGGCACGGCCTGCATGTGAAGGTCAGCAACCTCGCGCTACTGATGCTCACCAAGCCGAAGTTCGATGTGGAGAAGGCGATCGCATCGATGGACCCGGTGGCCTTCGGCATCGACCTGCACTGGGCGCCGCACGCGCACGGCTCCATCGAGATCGCGCGCATCTGCAAGAAGCACCATCCCGACACGCCGGTGGTGTTCGGCGGCCTCAGCGCGTCGTACTTCCACGAGGAGCTCGTGCGGTACGACTGCGTGGACTACGTTATCCGCGGCGACTCCACCGAGGACCCCTTCACGCAGCTCGTCTATGCGCTCAAGCGCAAAGGCAGCGTGGCCGACATCCCCAACCTCACGCACAAGGACGCCTCTGGCGCGGTGGTGGTGAACCCCTTCACCTGCGTGCCCCCGGAGTTCGATCACGTGAAGCTCGACTACAGCTTCTCGATGCGCTCGGTCATCCGCTCGGCTGACATGTCCTCGTCGCTGCCGTTCAAGGGCTGGCTGAGCTACCCGGTCTCCGCGTCGCTCACCTGTCGCGGATGCACGCGCAACTGCGCCACGTGCGGCGGCTCGGCCACCGCGTTCCGCGAGCACTTCGGCCGCGATCGAGTGGCGTTCCGCGATCCCGACCTCCTGGTGAGGGACATCGCGCACATCGCCAAGCACATCCCGGGGCCGGTCTTCGTGCTCAACGACTTCCGCCAGGCGGGCGAGGACTACGTGAAGCAGTTCATCACGGGTCTCCGGAAGATCGACTTCCAGAATCCGATCGGCTTCGAGTTCTTCACGCCGCCGAGCGAGGACTTCTACGCGCTGCTCGATGAGAACCTCAACGACTACTCGGTGGAGGTCTCGGCCGAGAGCCACGACGACGCGGTGCGCGCCGCCTTCGGCAAGCCGTACACGTGGGAGGCGCTGTCGGAGTCGATCGAGCAAGCCTTCAAGCACAACTGCCAGCGCTTCGACCTGTACTTCATGACCGGCATCCCCACCCAGACGGCCGAGTCGGTGCTCGGTACGGCGGCGGCCGTTGAGGAACTCTATGCGCGCATCGGGAACAACCCCAAGCTGCTGCCGTTCATCGGGCCGATGGCTCCGTTCCTGGATCCGGGATCGCGTGTCTTCGAGAACCCCGAGGAGTTCGGGTACACGCTCCGCGCCCGCACGCTCGAGGAGCACCGCCAGCTGCTCCTTCAGCCCTCGTGGAAGCACATCCTCAACTACATCCCGGACGCCATGACGCTCGACGAGATGGTGGACGCCACCTATGAGGCCGCCGTGGGCATCAACCGCGTGAAGGCCAAGGTGGGCGCCATCGACCAGAAGACCGCGATGGCCACCGAGCGGCGCATCCTCGAGGCGCAGATCGCCATGGCGCGTATCGACGACATCATGCGCCACGAGGAGCCGGAGCGCGGGCGGCTGCTGGGTGAGTACAAGGAAGAGATCGCCCTCCTCAACGAGAGCACGGTGTGCGAGAAGACCGAGCTCAACTGGCCCGCCAAGATGAACGCCGGCCACATCTTCAACAACGCCGGCCTGCTCTTCAGGGTCATCGCCGAGACGCTCATCCCGGCGCTCCGTGAGCGCGACACGCGTTACATGAAGCAGGGTGCGTGA
- a CDS encoding winged-helix domain-containing protein codes for MADPQNTPDATLYRLSLYHCYLGELLRVGAPERITSRQIAEELNIKEETVRRDISFVGDIGRPGAGYDPVLLYAEITKFLGLSEEYPVIKVGTAEMLQALQVVFPSEQYGVKPVAYFSELPEDAGAVIGDLTVRHLTDIPRLDPELNARVALVACSPGWVQITLDLLSNAGVTGALLLTPIIRLRKPEGMSVTQLRMPCDLKSLACRCRVSAGAVGTR; via the coding sequence ATGGCTGACCCGCAAAACACGCCCGACGCAACGCTGTATCGCCTTTCGCTCTACCACTGCTACCTCGGGGAGTTGCTCCGCGTGGGCGCCCCCGAGCGCATCACCTCGCGCCAGATAGCCGAGGAGCTCAACATCAAGGAGGAGACGGTACGCCGCGACATATCGTTCGTCGGCGACATCGGGCGGCCGGGCGCCGGGTACGACCCCGTGCTCCTGTACGCCGAGATCACCAAGTTCCTCGGCCTGTCCGAGGAGTACCCGGTCATCAAGGTAGGGACCGCCGAGATGCTCCAGGCGCTCCAGGTCGTGTTCCCCTCCGAGCAGTACGGCGTGAAGCCCGTGGCGTACTTCTCCGAGCTGCCGGAGGACGCCGGCGCCGTGATCGGCGACCTCACGGTGCGGCATCTCACCGACATCCCTCGTCTGGACCCGGAGCTGAACGCGCGCGTGGCGCTTGTGGCATGCTCGCCCGGATGGGTGCAGATCACCCTCGACCTGCTGTCCAACGCGGGAGTCACGGGAGCGTTGCTTCTCACGCCGATCATCCGCCTGCGCAAGCCCGAGGGCATGAGCGTCACGCAGCTCCGCATGCCATGCGACCTCAAGAGCCTCGCGTGCCGTTGCCGGGTCTCCGCCGGCGCTGTCGGGACGAGATAG
- the ccsA gene encoding cytochrome c biogenesis protein CcsA — MEQALAIETPLHVFALVAYAIAAGCVVFGVTMSKPGVARAGHTLALVGLAVHSVALGLRWYGTGHGPYLTRYEVLSSNAWVAMTFMQALRWRRPGSAYLTTLIYPAVLLLLGLAVYTGPEVQMLPLTFRGVWLVLHVCFYFVAFAAALISLGHGVLYIARDTTLVQRIANVPDAATLDRESYRFAGLTFAFWGIGMLTGAIWAYYSWGRFWGWDPIETWSLVTWFVYGIYLHARRFYGMKGRSAAMLLLLGFVLAILSLFFTSFLTTSLHSEYFH; from the coding sequence ATGGAGCAGGCCCTCGCGATCGAGACTCCGCTGCACGTGTTCGCGCTCGTGGCCTATGCGATCGCGGCAGGATGCGTCGTCTTCGGGGTCACGATGTCGAAGCCGGGTGTCGCACGCGCGGGTCATACGCTGGCGCTCGTGGGGCTGGCGGTGCACTCCGTGGCGCTCGGGCTGCGTTGGTACGGCACCGGGCACGGGCCGTACCTCACCCGCTACGAGGTGCTGTCGTCCAACGCCTGGGTTGCGATGACGTTCATGCAGGCGTTGCGCTGGCGGCGTCCCGGGAGCGCGTACCTCACCACGCTGATCTACCCGGCGGTCCTGTTGTTGCTCGGACTCGCCGTCTACACCGGTCCTGAGGTCCAGATGCTGCCCCTCACGTTCAGGGGGGTGTGGCTGGTGCTGCATGTGTGCTTCTACTTCGTGGCGTTCGCGGCGGCGCTGATCTCTCTCGGCCACGGGGTGCTGTACATCGCTCGCGACACCACGCTCGTGCAACGCATCGCGAACGTGCCGGATGCGGCTACGCTCGATCGTGAGTCATATCGGTTCGCCGGGCTCACGTTCGCGTTCTGGGGTATCGGTATGCTCACCGGCGCGATATGGGCGTACTACTCCTGGGGCCGCTTCTGGGGGTGGGACCCGATCGAGACGTGGTCGCTCGTCACCTGGTTCGTCTACGGCATCTACCTCCACGCGCGTCGCTTCTACGGCATGAAGGGCCGCAGCGCGGCGATGCTCCTCCTGCTGGGGTTCGTTCTTGCGATACTGTCGCTGTTCTTCACCTCGTTCCTCACCACATCACTCCACTCCGAGTACTTCCACTAG
- a CDS encoding cytochrome c biogenesis protein ResB has product MPPPATIIRMRRLLDVLTSRGTSIALMAFVAVCGAIGAYIPQSSPGREATIAAWRARNPMLAGVADALGLHAIFSSWWFLAMLAVFAVVLGIATHRMLAGAWRAWSGEGRVARTAIAGVSADDIAARARAAGYRQRRVAGDARVFARHRVGVWASAILHVGMFVSLIAAAVALGSTRGAILDLSEGEVHSPGDAYWAVEDAQAVPEIGVPIRFDGVTVATWPGGGLREVSATLSTRDGRGSWTPRVVSVNHPLRLNGHTIYAQPGEFGDAAFVVFRTDEGVEHPVRIEFPFIEQGDVAYTEEPYDVGGVAVEARWDPYAVRAAEPLGLRPAGDDSSEPVTLAEGGTGTVAGLTVEYIGTAQWARFIIQREPGMTVLLIGFSIIALGSLMLYGWIPRELVLVETGDGVLYGWHAARMSRAYVAERDAILGLDAGPGEDV; this is encoded by the coding sequence GTGCCGCCACCTGCTACCATCATCCGCATGCGCAGACTACTGGACGTCCTGACCTCCCGTGGCACCTCCATCGCCCTGATGGCGTTCGTTGCCGTCTGCGGCGCGATCGGCGCGTACATCCCGCAGTCGTCACCCGGGCGTGAGGCGACGATCGCCGCCTGGCGGGCGCGCAATCCGATGCTCGCGGGTGTCGCGGACGCGCTCGGGCTGCACGCCATCTTCAGCTCCTGGTGGTTCCTCGCGATGCTTGCCGTGTTCGCTGTGGTCCTGGGCATCGCGACCCACCGCATGCTTGCCGGCGCATGGCGCGCCTGGTCGGGGGAGGGGCGCGTCGCGCGCACGGCGATCGCGGGGGTCTCTGCTGATGACATCGCGGCACGGGCGCGGGCGGCCGGGTACCGCCAGCGTCGGGTCGCGGGTGATGCGCGGGTGTTCGCACGCCATCGTGTCGGCGTATGGGCGTCGGCGATCCTTCACGTGGGCATGTTCGTGTCACTCATCGCCGCTGCGGTGGCTCTCGGGTCCACTCGGGGGGCGATCCTCGACCTGTCCGAGGGCGAGGTGCACTCTCCGGGAGACGCATACTGGGCCGTGGAGGATGCGCAGGCGGTGCCCGAGATCGGCGTGCCGATCCGGTTCGATGGCGTGACGGTGGCGACATGGCCGGGCGGCGGCCTTCGTGAGGTGAGCGCCACGCTGTCCACGCGCGACGGCAGGGGTTCCTGGACGCCCCGGGTCGTGAGCGTGAATCATCCGCTCCGCCTCAACGGCCACACCATCTACGCCCAGCCCGGCGAGTTCGGCGATGCTGCGTTCGTGGTCTTCCGCACGGACGAAGGCGTCGAGCACCCCGTCCGTATCGAGTTCCCGTTCATCGAGCAGGGTGATGTCGCGTACACGGAGGAGCCGTACGACGTTGGAGGCGTGGCGGTCGAAGCGCGGTGGGACCCGTACGCGGTGCGTGCGGCCGAGCCGCTCGGCCTGCGCCCGGCGGGTGACGACTCCTCCGAGCCGGTCACTCTGGCCGAAGGCGGGACCGGGACTGTGGCCGGGCTCACCGTCGAGTACATCGGGACCGCGCAGTGGGCCCGCTTCATCATCCAACGCGAGCCGGGGATGACCGTCCTCTTGATCGGCTTCAGCATCATCGCGCTGGGCTCGCTGATGCTGTACGGGTGGATCCCCCGCGAACTCGTGCTCGTGGAGACGGGCGACGGTGTGCTGTACGGTTGGCATGCGGCGAGGATGTCACGCGCGTACGTGGCCGAGCGGGATGCGATACTCGGGCTCGATGCCGGTCCGGGAGAGGATGTGTGA